From the genome of Polyodon spathula isolate WHYD16114869_AA chromosome 14, ASM1765450v1, whole genome shotgun sequence, one region includes:
- the LOC121326756 gene encoding ras-related protein Rap-2b-like encodes MREYKVVVLGSGGVGKSALTVQFVTGSFIEKYDPTIEDFYRKEIEVDSSPSVLEILDTAGTEQFASMRDLYIKNGQGFILVYSLVNQQSFQDIKPMRDQIIRVKRYERVPMILVGNKVDLEGEREVSSGEGKALADEWNCPFMETSAKNKASVDELFAEIVRQMNYASQPNGDAQCCASCVLL; translated from the coding sequence ATGAGAGAATACAAAGTTGTCGTGCTTGGATCCGGCGGAGTGGGCAAGTCAGCACTGACGGTGCAGTTCGTAACGGGGTCTTTTATAGAAAAATACGATCCCACCATAGAAGATTTTTATAGAAAAGAGATCGAAGTGGACTCGTCGCCGTCTGTGCTGGAGATTCTCGACACGGCGGGGACTGAACAGTTCGCCTCCATGAGAGATTTGTATATCAAAAACGGGCAGGGCTTTATTTTGGTATACAGTCTGGTCAACCAGCAGAGCTTCCAAGACATCAAACCCATGCGGGACCAGATCATCCGGGTGAAACGGTACGAGCGAGTGCCTATGATCCTGGTGGGCAACAAGGTGGATTTAGAAGGCGAACGGGAGGTTTCTTCTGGAGAAGGAAAAGCCCTCGCGGATGAATGGAATTGCCCCTTTATGGAAACTTCAGCCAAGAATAAAGCCTCGGTAGACGAACTGTTTGCAGAGATTGTCCGACAGATGAACTATGCTTCACAGCCGAACGGGGACGCTCAGTGCTGCGCTTCCTGCGTTCTCCTTTAA